From a single Brassica rapa cultivar Chiifu-401-42 chromosome A01, CAAS_Brap_v3.01, whole genome shotgun sequence genomic region:
- the LOC103847391 gene encoding cationic amino acid transporter 7, chloroplastic has product MEAHYRNHGGDTSFSSLRVYLNSLSHTPSRFSRRAISVSTSYDEMSRVRAVSGEQMRRTLRWYDLVGLGIGGMIGAGVFVTTGRASRLLAGPSIVVSYAIAGLCALLSAFCYTEFAVHLPVAGGAFSYIRITFGEFPAFITGANLIMDYVMSNAAVSRGFTAYLGSAFGLSTSEWRFVVSGLPNGFNEIDPVAVLVVLAVTFIICYSTRESSKVNMVLTALHIAFIVFVIVMGFWKGDKKNLTRPANPENPSGFFPFGASGVFNGAAMVYLSYIGYDAVSTMAEEVRDPVKDIPMGISGSVAIVIVLYCLMAISMSMLLPYDLIDPEAPYAAAFSKSEGWEWVTKVVGIGASFGILTSLLVAMLGQARYMCVIGRSRVVPTWFAKVHPKTSTPVNASAFLGIFTAALALFTDLNVLLNLVSIGTLFVFYMVANAVIFRRYVAVGYTRPWPTLSFLCLFSITSTVFTLVWKLAPSGSPKWFMLGASGVAAIAIVQIFHCVVPQARTPEFWGVPLMPWTPCVSIFLNIFLLGSLDAPSYIRFGFFSGLAVLVYVFYSVHASYDAEGDGSLDFKDVESFEGINRILS; this is encoded by the exons ATGGAGGCCCATTACCGCAACCACGGCGGAGACACCTCCTTCTCAAGCCTCCGCGTCTACCTCAACTCTCTCTCCCACACTCCCTCCCGCTTTTCCCGCCGCGCTATCTCCGTCTCCACCTCGTACGACGAGATGAGCCGCGTCCGCGCCGTCTCCGGCGAGCAGATGCGCCGCACTCTCCGCTGGTACGACCTCGTCGGACTCGGAATCGGAGGCATGATCGGCGCCGGCGTCTTCGTCACCACCGGCCGCGCTAGCCGACTCCTCGCCGGTCCCTCGATCGTCGTCTCCTACGCCATCGCCGGCCTCTGCGCTCTCCTCTCCGCCTTCTGTTACACCGAGTTCGCCGTTCACCTCCCCGTCGCCGGCGGCGCCTTCAGCTACATCCGTATCACATTCG GCGAGTTCCCGGCGTTTATAACCGGAGCGAATCTTATAATGGACTACGTCATGTCAAACGCCGCCGTTTCGAGAGGATTCACGGCCTATCTCGGATCCGCATTCGGACTATCCACCTCCGAGTGGAGATTCGTCGTCTCCGGTCTCCCTAACGGATTCAACGAAATTGATCCCGTCGCCGTTCTCGTCGTCCTCGCCGTCACGTTCATCATCTGCTACAGCACGAGGGAGAGTTCGAAGGTGAATATGGTGTTGACGGCGTTACACATTGCATTCATCGTGTTCGTGATCGTGATGGGGTTTTGGAAAGGAGACAAGAAGAATTTAACCCGACCCGCTAACCCGGAGAATCCGTCCGGGTTCTTCCCTTTCGGAGCTTCGGGGGTGTTTAACGGAGCGGCGATGGTTTACTTGAGTTATATAGGATACGACGCCGTTTCGACGATGGCTGAAGAAGTGAGAGACCCGGTCAAAGACATCCCCATGGGAATATCCGGCTCGGTCGCTATCGTTATTGTACTTTACTGCTTAATGGCTATCTCCATGTCCATGCTCCTCCCTTACGATCTG ATAGATCCTGAAGCACCGTACGCGGCGGCGTTTAGCAAATCGGAAGGTTGGGAATGGGTGACGAAGGTGGTTGGGATTGGAGCAAGTTTTGGGATACTGACGTCGTTGTTGGTGGCGATGTTGGGTCAGGCTCGGTACATGTGCGTCATCGGACGGTCAAGAGTGGTCCCCACTTGGTTCGCTAAGGTCCATCCCAAGACATCAACACCAGTCAACGCTTCCGCTTTTCTTG GAATCTTCACGGCGGCGCTCGCACTCTTTACAGACCTGAACGTTCTCTTAAACCTCGTTTCAATCGGAACCCTCTTCGTCTTTTACATGGTTGCAAACGCTGTTATATTCCGGCGTTACGTAGCGGTTGGATACACCAGACCCTGGCCTACACTCTCCTTCCTTTGTCTATTCTCTATAACCTCAACTGTCTTCACCTTAGTCTGGAAACTCGCACCGTCCGGTTCACCAAAATGGTTCATGCTTGGAGCCAGTGGTGTGGCGGCTATAGCCATCGTGCAGATATTCCATTGTGTTGTGCCTCAAGCTAGAACTCCTGAGTTTTGGGGAGTACCGTTGATGCCGTGGACTCCTTGCGTTTCGatatttttgaacatattttTGCTCGGATCGCTGGATGCTCCTTCGTATATAAGATTCGGGTTCTTCTCGGGGTTGGCAGTGCTCGTGTATGTGTTTTATAGTGTTCATGCGAGCTATGATGCTGAAGGAGATGGATCTCTTGATTTCAAAGACGTGGAAAGTTTTGAAGGAATTAACAGAATTTTGAGTTGA
- the LOC103848599 gene encoding transcription factor DIVARICATA: protein MAANSWTNEENEQFKNAVQVFSAFSPNRLELIAQFLGKSVVDVKEHYQEMVDDLLEIRSSQLALSNGMFDAVELCQIEKPIWDKEEHEWFLIGLGRFGRNCNKIAVLVVTKTPMQVAIYAQNFFNWHNSQNNVVKRRRTVDITMGDIRVDSTGQQGRTFGGINVGLNWPTRHENLVPLQPQQQQGPVALETGQDANISDSESNNLP, encoded by the exons ATGGCTGCGAATTCATGGACAAATGAAGAGAACGAGCAGTTCAAGAACGCAGTGCAAGTGTTCTCTGCGTTTTCACCCAATCGGCTTGAGCTTATAGCCCAATTTCTAGGGAAATCGGTGGTCGATGTTAAGGAGCATTACCAGGAAATGGTCGATGATCTTCTAGAGATCAGATCGAGCCAATTAGCTTTATCTAATGGGATGTTTGATGCAGTTGAGCTGTGCCAGATCGAGAAACCTATATGGGACAAAGAAGAACATGA ATGGTTCCTGATTGGGTTAGGGCGGTTTGGGAGAAATTGTAACAAAATAGCGGTCTTAGTGGTTACCAAAACCCCGATGCAAGTGGCGATCTATGCACAGAACTTCTTCAATTGGCACAACTCACAGAACAATGTAGTGAAGCGGCGGAGAACCGTGGACATAACTATGGGGGACATCAGAGTGGACTCAACTGGCCAACAAGGGAGAACTTTTGGGGGCATCAATGTGGGACTCAACTGGCCAACAAGACACGAGAACCTAGTTCCTTTGCAGCCGCAACAACAACAAGGGCCAGTTGCGCTGGAAACCGGTCAGGATGCTAACATTTCTGATTCTGAATCGAATAATCTTCCATGA
- the LOC103847422 gene encoding probable F-box protein At5g47300, which translates to MMRKNTLKMSDLPCDLIEEILCRVPATSLRHLRSTCKQWNLLFNNRRFTRKHFDKSPKQLMTLMLNESMVCSTRVNLNGVPEVTSELSLVDPLYSSLIDHEFDSYEVFHSDGLLLCINEDNTRLVVWNPCTSQARWIQPKTRVSSHALGSYHGNSYKVLSYHPDFAIFDDNSNSWKSLDITPDCTIADSEQFMSLKGKTYWFAYDKKDERPISIFLLSFDYTSETFERLRLPCQSFLYETMSMSVVREEKLSVLLQRDYTSRTEIWVTNKIGETKEVSWSMFLALDYSPAGLHLRDTVSFLVEEEKKVIVCCDRYLEDEFHGKKLIHIVGEQNQVREFDFGEAKRCPILFNYVPSLTQIHQGVGVGGKRKRDTINRQYAGRWSKLFHRV; encoded by the coding sequence ATGATGAGAAAAAACACATTAAAGATGTCGGACCTTCCATGTGATTTGATAGAGGAGATACTTTGTCGCGTTCCGGCTACATCTCTGAGGCATTTACGATCTACTTGCAAACAATGGAACTTATTGTTCAACAACCGGAGATTCACAAGAAAGCACTTCGATAAATCCCCAAAGCAGCTTATGACTCTCATGTTGAACGAGTCTATGGTTTGTTCGACGAGAGTTAATCTCAATGGAGTTCCAGAGGTCACAAGCGAACTTAGCCTAGTTGACCCTCTTTATAGTAGTTTAATAGATCATGAGTTCGATAGTTATGAAGTCTTTCACAGCGACGGCTTATTATTATGCATCAACGAAGACAACACTAGACTCGTGGTCTGGAACCCGTGTACTAGTCAAGCTAGGTGGATCCAACCCAAAACACGTGTCAGCAGCCATGCTCTTGGATCCTACCATGGTAATAGCTATAAAGTATTGAGCTACCACCCTGACTTCGCAATCTTTGATGATAACTCTAATTCATGGAAGAGTCTTGATATCACCCCCGACTGCACCATAGCAGATTCTGAACAGTTCATGTCTTTGAAAGGAAAAACTTACTGGTTTGCTTATGATAAAAAAGATGAGCGTCCCATCAGCATATTCTTACTCAGTTTTGATTATACAAGTGAAACGTTTGAACGTCTACGTCTTCCGTGCCAGAGTTTTCTCTATGAAACTATGTCTATGTCCGTTGTTAGAGAAGAGAAGCTTTCTGTGTTGTTACAGCGAGATTATACGTCAAGGACAGAGATATGGGTGACAAATAAGATTGGTGAGACCAAAGAAGTCTCGTGGAGCATGTTCCTAGCACTGGATTACTCGCCAGCTGGACTTCATCTTCGGGATACCGTAAGTTTTTTGGTCGAAGAGGAGAAGAAAGTCATCGTGTGTTGTGATAGATACTTGGAAGATGAATTCCACGGCAAAAAGTTGATTCACATTGTTGGAGAGCAAAATCAAGTCAGAGAATTTGATTTTGGAGAAGCCAAACGGTGCCCGATTTTGTTTAATTATGTTCCAAGTTTGACACAAATCCACCAAGGTGTAGGTGTGGGagggaaaagaaaaagagatacAATTAACAGACAATATGCTGGAAGATGGTCCAAGCTTTTTCACAGAGTTTAG
- the LOC103847402 gene encoding transcription factor DIVARICATA — MGSKQWTRYEDKLFESLLLKFPENTPNRFEAIAEHLNVPLEEVKHYYKALVHDINLIESDQYPTTNYPDGIPSQTKHMEKEKKRGKPWTEEEHRLFLEGLDKYGKGDWKNISRKIVMTKTPMQVASHAQKYILRQEAKEKAKKRSSIHDITLIDLAANNVTAPRSDLDSTMGQPPSDQQVPQDHHHSDEDYLIEKMYT, encoded by the exons ATGGGTTCGAAGCAGTGGACGAGGTATGAGGACAAACTGTTTGAGAGTCTTCTGTTGAAGTTCCCAGAAAATACTCCCAATAGGTTTGAGGCTATCGCCGAACATCTTAATGTACCGCTTGAAGAGGTGAAGCACTACTACAAAGCTTTGGTCCACGATATTAACCTTATCGAATCGGATCAATATCCTACTACTAATTATCCAGATGGGATCCCATCCCAGACCAAACATatggagaaagaaaaaaagaggggAAAACCTTGGACAGAAGAGGAACACAG GCTTTTTCTGGAGGGGCTAGATAAATATGGGAAAGGAGATTGGAAGAACATATCGAGAAAGATTGTGATGACAAAGACCCCAATGCAAGTCGCAAGCCATGCACAAAAGTATATCCTGAGGCAAGAGgccaaggagaaggcaaagaaACGCTCCAGTATCCATGACATAACTTTGATAGATCTTGCTGCTAACAATGTAACCGCACCTCGATCCGACTTGGACTCTACGATGGGCCAGCCACCTTCTGATCAGCAGGTGCCTCAAGACCATCATCATTCCGACGAAGACTATTTGATTGAGAAGATGTATACGTAA
- the LOC108871578 gene encoding uncharacterized protein LOC108871578: MAANSWTQEENEQFKDAVQRFSAFFPDRFECIAQRLQKSVVDVKEHYQEMADDLLEIRSSQIALSNGMFDAVEPSWCRIEKPIWDIEEHEWFLIGLEQFGRNCDKIAVLLVTKTPMQVAIYARNFFYWHNSKNNVLKRRRTMDITMGDLRVDSSGQQNRTMRGINRDSTGQEERPMGGVNVGLNWSTREPSSFAAARQQGLGALETGQDAHF, from the exons ATGGCTGCGAAttcatggacacaagaagagaaCGAGCAGTTCAAGGATGCAGTGCAGAGGTTCTCTGCGTTTTTTCCCGATCGGTTCGAGTGTATAGCCCAGCGTCTACAGAAATCGGTGGTCGATGTTAAGGAGCATTACCAGGAAATGGCCGATGATCTTCTAGAGATCAGATCGAGTCAAATAGCTTTATCTAATGGGATGTTCGATGCAGTTGAGCCGAGTTGGTGCCGGATCGAGAAACCTATATGGGACATAGAGGAACATGA ATGGTTCCTGATCGGGTTAGAGCAGTTTGGGAGAAACTGTGACAAAATAGCGGTCTTATTGGTTACCAAAACCCCGATGCAAGTGGCTATCTATGCACGTAACTTCTTCTATTGGCACAACTCAAAGAACAATGTCTTGAAGCGGCGGAGAACCATGGACATAACTATGGGGGACCTCAGAGTGGACTCATCTGGCCAACAAAACAGAACTATGAGGGGCATCAATAGGGACTCAACTGGCCAAGAAGAGAGACCTATGGGGGGCGTCAATGTGGGACTCAACTGGTCAACAAGAGAGCCTAGTTCCTTCGCAGCCGCACGACAACAAGGGCTAGGCGCGCTGGAAACCGGTCAGGATGCTCATTTCTGA